From the genome of Triticum aestivum cultivar Chinese Spring chromosome 3B, IWGSC CS RefSeq v2.1, whole genome shotgun sequence, one region includes:
- the LOC123067201 gene encoding putative F-box/FBD/LRR-repeat protein At1g78760 — protein MAGSKKVAAAGGKDRFEDLPEHVLELLLLFLDARDVVRTSVLARRWRDLWKSVPVLRFRPSSKFGCAENFNNFVNMVLECRDQTSPLRECHVHSYLDGEEDETHRDVESWVQYAVSCQVSVLRVLMWGDHHCNLGLSNDSVISEHLTKLELYGVDFEESPLDLLSCQALEVLHIDGCCLNPGGILPKSLRHLKIVHSILLSMHTPRNCLSAPGLVTFELQHCEEWTPILESMPLLATSSIIIGFECKDNCDNFKYLGNCGVEPCEGCYVEDDCSVLLEGLSGATNLTLISKYSMKFDIESSESYNPSEYFLVSKHLKSACVSGIKY, from the exons ATGGCTGGCAGCAAGAAGGTGGCTGCGGCCGGCGGCAAGGACCGCTTCGAGGACCTCCCGGAGCATGTGCTCGAGCTGCTGCTGTTGTTCCTGGACGCGCGAGATGTCGTGAGGACGTCCGTGCTCGCTCGCCGCTGGCGCGACCTCTGGAAGTCGGTGCCGGTCCTGCGCTTCCGTCCTTCTTCCAAGTTCGGATGTGCTGAGAACTTCAACAATTTTGTGAATATGGTGCTCGAGTGCCGTGATCAGACCTCACCTCTTCGTGAATGCCATGTCCATTCATATCTGGATGGTGAAGAAGACGAGACACACCGTGATGTTGAATCGTGGGTACAGTATGCTGTCTCATGCCAAGTGTCGGTGCTTCGAGTTCTGATGTGGGGTGATCATCATTGTAATTTGGGGCTATCCAACGACAGCGTCATCTCCGAGCACTTGACAAAGCTAGAGCTTTATGGTGTGGACTTTGAGGAAAGCCCTCTAGATCTTTTGAGCTGTCAGGCACTAGAGGTTCTACATATAGATGGTTGTTGTCTCAACCCTGGGGGTATCTTACCCAAATCTTTACGACATCTGAAAATCGTACATTCAATCCTTCTTTCCATGCATACGCCACGGAATTGTCTTTCTGCTCCAGGTCTGGTCACGTTTGAACTACAGCACTGTGAAGAGTGGACTCCGATTCTTGAGAGCATGCCATTATTGGCAACATCATCTATCATTATTGGCTTTGAATGCAAAGATAATTGTGATAATTTTAAGTACCTTGGGAATTGCGGTGTTGAGCCATGTGAAGGATGCTATGTAGAAGATGATTGCTCTGTGCTTCTTGAAGGTCTGTCGGGCGCTACGAATTTAACGCTGATAAGCAAATATTCTATG AAGTTTGACATTGAATCAAGTGAAAGCTACAACCCATCAGAATATTTCTTGGTGTCGAAGCATCTCAAG TCTGCATGTGTTAGTGGAATCAAATACTGA
- the LOC123064482 gene encoding uncharacterized protein yields the protein MDCEDACHNEYLGDCGDGSCDGCYGEDDRCLLLQGLAGATNLELISEYSAIFRKDLRWSPVFSKLKTVLLNGWCLSANFAGLLYFLQHTPVLEKLTLQLPSREDLDTGPSGSYNPAEYFLVSKHLKVVEIHCNEEDEWINQIVNTLGIHGVTSAQISIKHDSWSSFRFSFQQPK from the exons ATGGATTGTGAAGATGCTTGTCATAATGAGTACCTTGGGGATTGTGGTGATGGGTCATGTGACGGATGCTATGGTGAAGATGATCGTTGTTTACTTCTTCAAGGTTTAGCAGGCGCTACGAATTTAGAGCTGATAAGTGAATATTCTGCA ATTTTCAGAAAGGACTTGAGATGGAGCCCTGTGTTTAGCAAGCTAAAAACTGTCTTGCTCAATGGTTGGTGTCTGAGTGCAAACTTCGCTGGACTACTTTACTTTCTTCAGCACACACCAGTTCTTGAAAAGCTTACCCTTCAACTTCCATCTCGCGAG GATTTGGACACTGGACCAAGTGGAAGCTACAACCCAGCAGAATATTTCTTGGTGTCAAAGCATCTGAAGGTAGTTGAAATCCATTGTAACGAGGAGGATGAATGGATTAATCAAATTGTGAACACCCTTGGTATTCATGGAGTAACTTCTGCGCAAATTAGCATCAAACATGATTCTTGGAGTTCTTTCA GGTTCAGTTTCCAGCAGCCGAAGTAG